The bacterium genome contains a region encoding:
- a CDS encoding aldehyde dehydrogenase family protein, with protein MAQKFQNYINGKWQDAKSGATFENRNPANWDEVIGLFPKSGKEDVQEAVEAAAAAWDKWRLMPAPKRGDILRKVGDILVARKDEFAREMTREMGKVVAETKGDVQEGIDTAYYAATEGRRLFGHTVPSELANKFAMSVRMPIGVAGLICPFNFPLAIPTWKMFPALLCGNTVVFKPAEDTPKTGSMLLEVLIEAGIPAGVVNLVHGFGEDVGATIVSHPKIDLISFTGSSQTGSMIASQCGKDLKHVSLEMGGKNAQVVMDDANLELALDGVLWGAFGTTGQRCTATSRLILHEAIHDKFVDMLIKAAQKLVIGDGLKPGNQVGPLIHEESLKKVQRYVEIGKSEGAKLVLGGERHTDGDCAKGWFFKPTIFTDVKAGMRIEQEEIFGPVLSVIKVKNIDEAITVLNGTKYGLSSSVYTKDVNNSFKAMRDIKTGITYINAPTIGAEAHLPFGGVKATGNGHREGGWPVFDFYSETKTVYVDYSDKLQRAQIDNY; from the coding sequence ATGGCTCAGAAATTTCAGAATTATATCAACGGAAAATGGCAAGATGCCAAGTCCGGTGCCACCTTTGAAAATCGTAATCCCGCCAATTGGGATGAAGTGATCGGTTTATTTCCCAAATCAGGAAAAGAAGATGTGCAGGAAGCCGTGGAAGCGGCCGCGGCCGCATGGGATAAATGGCGTTTGATGCCGGCTCCCAAACGCGGCGACATATTGCGCAAAGTAGGCGATATTCTCGTTGCGCGTAAAGACGAGTTTGCCCGTGAAATGACACGGGAAATGGGCAAAGTCGTAGCGGAAACAAAAGGCGATGTACAAGAAGGTATTGATACAGCCTATTACGCAGCGACCGAAGGGCGCCGTCTTTTCGGTCATACTGTTCCTTCGGAATTGGCCAATAAATTTGCCATGTCGGTTCGTATGCCGATCGGTGTTGCGGGGTTGATTTGTCCGTTTAATTTTCCGTTAGCCATACCGACGTGGAAGATGTTCCCGGCGCTGCTTTGCGGGAATACTGTCGTTTTCAAACCGGCTGAAGACACGCCGAAAACCGGAAGTATGTTGCTCGAAGTTTTGATCGAAGCGGGAATTCCGGCAGGCGTAGTTAACCTTGTGCACGGTTTCGGTGAAGATGTCGGCGCGACGATCGTAAGTCATCCGAAAATTGATCTGATCAGCTTTACCGGTTCGTCCCAAACCGGCAGTATGATCGCATCACAATGCGGTAAAGACCTTAAGCATGTTTCCCTTGAGATGGGCGGAAAAAATGCGCAAGTCGTTATGGACGATGCCAATCTCGAATTGGCTCTTGACGGCGTTTTATGGGGTGCATTCGGTACGACAGGACAACGTTGTACTGCAACGAGCCGATTGATTTTGCACGAAGCGATTCATGATAAATTTGTAGATATGCTGATCAAGGCGGCTCAGAAACTTGTCATCGGTGACGGTCTTAAGCCCGGAAATCAAGTCGGGCCGTTGATTCACGAAGAATCACTCAAAAAAGTTCAGCGTTATGTCGAGATCGGTAAGAGCGAGGGCGCAAAACTGGTGCTCGGCGGTGAACGCCATACCGACGGCGATTGTGCCAAAGGATGGTTCTTTAAACCCACGATTTTTACCGATGTCAAAGCAGGCATGCGTATCGAACAAGAAGAAATTTTCGGTCCCGTGCTTTCAGTGATCAAAGTAAAAAATATTGATGAAGCGATCACGGTGCTTAACGGTACCAAATACGGCTTATCTTCATCGGTCTATACCAAAGATGTCAATAACAGCTTCAAAGCCATGCGCGACATCAAAACCGGTATCACGTATATCAATGCACCGACGATCGGTGCCGAAGCGCATTTGCCTTTTGGCGGTGTCAAAGCTACGGGTAACGGACACCGTGAAGGCGGTTGGCCGGTATTTGATTTTTACAGTGAAACCAAAACAGTATACGTGGACTATAGCGATAAACTGCAACGTGCACAGATTGATAATTACTAA
- a CDS encoding alkaline phosphatase family protein, producing the protein MKNRRNISYLALIGIIISFYGCSSKSPRTTPPKPPRLIVFIALDQFRYDYLTRFSTHFGPDGFNYLLNGGASFANCLYEQATTHTSVGHATMMSGTLPYRHGIIANYWWSRELHRYIYAPEDTLAPILGIEKQKATDGRSPRNFSGINFADALREKTNGRAKVFSVSNKDRSAVLMGGKNPNGAYWMVKNRGGFYTSTYYMKDYPVWVKDYNAQKPADKYFGMSWDMLLDKEKYPVMKPEILRLLDLPSSGFGHSFPHPLKGLTSDRPDTMYYKELIHTPFASEMILDFAKAIIQNEALGSDEVTDLLCISLSANDEIGHSFGPSSPEVMDITVRTDRLLAQFFKYINNAVREEDVLYVLTSDHGVPFFPEEMTDRGVTAARVHPRKLAAVADSIMALKYGKLPQGKQYVDRIAYPDLYFDGRVLAEKKIDKEEASDYISAVFEQSLPIIYRAYSGTRLKRGLVPSDPISEAVRKSFHSRLSGDAVIVLKPFHVWDSNGLGTEHSLPYAYDAQVPLIFKGKRWIKSGLYKDEVAPTDIVPVLSVITGCEDPGGRDGQVPDQLLKFSK; encoded by the coding sequence ATGAAAAATAGAAGAAATATTTCATATCTGGCTTTGATAGGTATCATCATTTCCTTTTACGGTTGTTCATCCAAATCTCCACGAACAACTCCGCCCAAGCCGCCGCGTCTTATTGTTTTTATCGCACTAGATCAGTTTCGCTATGACTATCTGACGCGGTTTAGTACGCATTTTGGACCGGACGGATTTAATTACCTCCTCAATGGCGGAGCAAGTTTTGCCAACTGCTTATATGAACAAGCCACGACGCACACATCGGTGGGGCACGCGACGATGATGAGCGGTACGTTGCCGTATCGGCATGGTATCATTGCCAACTATTGGTGGAGCCGCGAATTGCATCGCTATATTTACGCACCGGAAGACACTTTGGCGCCGATACTGGGAATTGAAAAGCAAAAAGCAACAGACGGGCGTTCGCCGCGCAATTTTAGCGGAATCAATTTTGCCGATGCCTTACGTGAAAAAACGAACGGCCGGGCTAAAGTATTTTCCGTGTCCAATAAAGACCGCTCCGCCGTATTGATGGGCGGGAAAAATCCCAATGGCGCATATTGGATGGTAAAAAACCGCGGAGGGTTTTATACCAGCACGTATTATATGAAGGACTATCCGGTGTGGGTAAAGGATTACAATGCTCAAAAACCGGCGGACAAATATTTTGGCATGTCGTGGGACATGCTGCTGGATAAAGAAAAATATCCGGTCATGAAACCGGAGATACTTCGCTTACTGGATTTGCCGAGTTCGGGTTTTGGGCATAGTTTCCCGCATCCACTCAAAGGATTGACGTCGGACAGACCTGATACGATGTACTACAAAGAACTGATCCATACGCCGTTTGCCAGTGAAATGATTTTGGATTTTGCAAAGGCGATTATTCAAAATGAAGCTTTAGGTTCGGACGAGGTTACGGATCTTCTTTGCATCAGTTTATCGGCCAATGACGAAATAGGGCACAGTTTCGGACCATCGAGTCCGGAGGTGATGGATATCACTGTACGGACCGACCGTTTGCTGGCGCAGTTTTTTAAGTATATCAATAATGCCGTCAGAGAAGAAGATGTCCTGTATGTGTTGACGTCCGATCATGGTGTTCCTTTTTTCCCGGAAGAAATGACCGACCGGGGTGTGACAGCCGCACGGGTTCATCCCCGAAAATTGGCCGCTGTGGCCGATTCGATCATGGCTTTGAAGTACGGAAAATTGCCTCAGGGAAAACAATACGTTGATCGGATAGCGTACCCGGATTTGTATTTTGACGGCCGTGTTTTGGCGGAAAAAAAGATTGATAAAGAAGAAGCGTCCGATTATATTAGCGCGGTTTTTGAACAATCGCTGCCGATCATCTATAGAGCGTATTCGGGCACGCGGTTAAAGCGCGGTCTAGTGCCGTCCGATCCTATATCCGAAGCTGTACGTAAAAGCTTCCATTCTCGCCTGAGCGGGGATGCCGTGATAGTGCTAAAACCTTTTCACGTATGGGATTCCAATGGCCTAGGAACCGAACATAGTCTTCCGTATGCGTATGATGCGCAGGTGCCTTTGATATTCAAAGGAAAACGTTGGATCAAAAGCGGATTGTACAAAGACGAAGTCGCACCGACCGACATAGTTCCCGTTTTGTCGGTGATCACCGGTTGCGAAGATCCGGGCGGTAGAGATGGACAAGTGCCCGATCAGTTATTGAAATTTTCAAAATAG
- a CDS encoding alpha-ketoacid dehydrogenase subunit beta has protein sequence MANITYLEAISMGLREEMQRDGNVFLIGEDIGVYGGAFKVTKGFIDEFGAERVMDTPISEAGIIGVCVGSALMGMRPVAEMQFADFISCGFNQLVNQAAKIHYRWGEAVPMVVRCPSGGGVHGGPFHSQNPEAWFFHVPGLKVVSPSTPYDAKGLIKAAIRDNNPVLYFEHKFLYRRIKGEVPEDDYIVPIGKGDIKREGKDMTVVAYSSAVHWALEAAEIIEKEGVSVEVLDLRSILPYDKELILQSVRKTNRVIVAHEATLTGGVGGDIAAFITEHAFESLDAPVKRLAAIDTPVPYSPPLEAYFLPNKDKMLAMMRELAAY, from the coding sequence ATGGCTAATATTACATATCTCGAAGCCATTTCGATGGGTTTGCGCGAAGAGATGCAGCGCGACGGCAATGTATTTCTGATCGGTGAAGACATCGGTGTCTATGGCGGCGCGTTCAAAGTAACCAAAGGATTTATCGACGAGTTTGGCGCCGAGCGTGTTATGGATACGCCGATTTCCGAAGCCGGTATTATCGGTGTGTGTGTAGGCTCCGCGCTTATGGGGATGCGTCCCGTGGCGGAAATGCAGTTTGCCGATTTTATTTCCTGCGGATTCAATCAGCTTGTCAATCAGGCCGCTAAAATTCACTACCGATGGGGCGAGGCGGTACCGATGGTCGTTCGTTGTCCCTCGGGCGGTGGCGTGCACGGCGGTCCTTTTCACTCACAAAATCCCGAAGCATGGTTTTTTCACGTACCGGGATTAAAAGTGGTTTCCCCGTCAACGCCCTACGATGCCAAAGGGTTGATCAAAGCGGCGATTCGTGACAATAATCCTGTATTATATTTTGAGCACAAGTTTTTGTATCGTCGTATCAAAGGGGAAGTTCCGGAAGACGACTACATCGTGCCGATCGGCAAAGGGGACATCAAGCGCGAAGGTAAAGACATGACGGTCGTGGCGTACAGTTCGGCTGTGCATTGGGCGCTCGAAGCGGCAGAGATCATCGAAAAAGAGGGCGTCAGCGTCGAAGTGCTCGATCTGCGCAGCATTTTACCGTACGATAAGGAACTGATTCTCCAATCGGTTCGCAAAACCAATCGAGTCATCGTCGCTCACGAAGCTACGCTAACCGGCGGGGTCGGTGGCGATATTGCAGCGTTCATCACCGAACACGCTTTTGAATCGCTCGATGCGCCGGTGAAACGACTTGCGGCGATTGATACACCCGTGCCGTACAGCCCGCCACTCGAAGCATATTTCCTTCCCAACAAGGACAAAATGCTGGCGATGATGCGCGAGCTCGCGGCTTACTGA
- a CDS encoding VOC family protein, which produces MPGFLTTIKYVCIYASDFDRSLAFYRDGLGLQVTYKEDGFAQFNTEGTILTLEKDGFRSDEPKDYRKVGFLIQFEVEDIEKAVTALKAKNVKFTQTITDKEFGRTAIIVDPDGNQIMLLEQ; this is translated from the coding sequence ATGCCGGGTTTTCTCACAACAATCAAATATGTGTGCATATACGCATCGGATTTTGACCGTTCATTGGCATTTTATCGTGACGGCCTCGGCCTCCAGGTAACATACAAAGAAGACGGTTTTGCACAGTTTAATACCGAAGGTACGATACTCACGCTCGAAAAAGACGGGTTTCGTTCCGATGAGCCCAAAGACTACCGCAAAGTGGGTTTCTTAATCCAATTTGAAGTGGAAGATATCGAAAAAGCGGTTACCGCACTTAAAGCCAAAAATGTGAAATTCACCCAAACGATTACAGATAAAGAATTCGGTCGTACGGCGATCATTGTTGATCCGGACGGCAATCAGATCATGTTGCTGGAGCAGTAA